The stretch of DNA GTTTCCGGGAAAGAGATTTGCCTGGAAGCCCGCGGATGTTAAAGTCATTCTCAGGAGCGTGCCTTGGACACGGGGTGGCAGAGCCGAAAGTGCCGCGACGAAACAAGGTTCGGGACGGCTGAAAGCACTGCTGGAGCGAGGACTGGGGCATCCGCTTCGACGGGGATGCGCTGAGCAATTCGAGGAAAAATGGTTGTTACACCGCTTCTAGATACGGTCGCGTGCCCGGCCGATCTGCGCAAACTCGACAAGCGTCAGTTACGTCAACTCGCAGATGAGCTGCGTGCGGAAACGATTGACGCCGCGGCCGTGACGGGGGGTCACTTTGGCGCCGGGCTTGGCGTGGTCGAGCTGACGGTTGCTCTCCATTACGTGTTCAACACACCGGACGATCGCCTCATCTGGGATGTCAGCCACCAGGCCTATCCTCACAAGATTCTGACCAGTCGGCGGGACGGCATTCGCAGCATTCGCCAGCGCAATGGGCTGCACGGCTTCACCAAACGCACCGAAAGCGAATATGATCCCTTTGGCGCGGCCCATAGCTCGACCTCGATTTCCGCAGGTCTCGGCATGGCGGTGGCCCGCGACTTCGCGGGACGCGACAACAATGTGATCGCGGTGATCGGCGATGGCGCCATGAGCGCCGGCATGGCCTATGAGGCCATGAACAATGCCGGGGCTCTGGATTCAAGGCTGATCGTCGTCCTCAATGACAATGGCATGTCGATCGCCCCCGCGGTTGGCGCGCTCACCAACTATCTCTCCTGGCTGATTTCCTCGCGCCCCTTCCTGTCCCTGCGCGATATCGGCAAGCAGCTTGCCAGCCGCTTCCCCAAGAGCTTTCAGAAGGCTGCGGCGCGTGCGGATGAATATGCGCGCGGCATGCTCTTTGGCGGCACGCTCTTTGAGGAGCTCGGCTTCTATTATGTCGGCCCAGTGGATGGGCACGACATGGACACGCTCGTGCCCATTCTGCAGAATGTGCGCGATGCCGACACGCTCGGCCCCGTTCTCCTGCATGTGGTGACCGAGAAGGGCAAGGGCCATCCCTTCGCCAAGCCGAGCCCCGAGAAATATCACGCGGTCGGCAAGTTCGATCCCGTCACCTTCGAACCGAAGACGGTCGTCTCCAACCATCCGACCTATACGGAGGTTTTTGCCGATGCGCTCGTAAAGGAGGCCGAGAAGGACGAGCGGATCGTGGCGATCACCGCCGCCATGCCGGGTGGCACGGGGCTCGACAAATTTGCCGAGCACTTCCCCAAACGGTGTTTTGATGTCGGCATTGCCGAACAGCATGCGGTGACCTTCGCCGGCGGACTTGCCGTGGAAGGCATGAAGCCTTTCACCGCGATCTACTCGACCTTCCTGCAGCGCGCCTTCGACCAGGTCGTGCATGACATAGCTCTCCAGCGTCTGCCGGTCCGTTTCGCCATCGACCGCGCGGGCCTTGTGGGCCAGGACGGCCCCACCCATGCCGGCAGCTATGACATCACCTACCTGGCCTGCCTGCCGGATTTCGTGGTGATGGCCGCTGCAGACGAGGCTGACCTTGTCCACATGGTGGCGACCGCCGCCGCGATCGATGACCGCCCCTGCTCCTTCCGCTATCCACGGGGCGAAGGCGTTGGCGTCGAGCTGCCGCAGGACGGCACGCCCCTGCCGATTGGCAAGGGCCGCATCGTCGAGGAAGGCACCAAGGTCGCGCTCCTCTCCTTTGGTGGCAGGCTCGCGGAATGCCGGAAGGCGGCAGCGGAGCTTAAGGCGCTTGGTCTCTCCACCACCGTTGCGGATGCGCGCTTCGCCAAGCCCTTGGACGAGGATCTTATCCGCCAGCTCGTGCTCAACCACGAAGTGCTGATCACCATCGAGGAAGGCTCGATTGGCGGCTTTGGCTCGCATGTGCTGCACTTCCTTGCAACGAACAACCTTCTCGATCGCGGCGCCAGAATCCGCCCGATGTGCCTGCCCGACCGGTTCATCCTGCATGGCTCCATGACCGAGCAATATGACGATGCCGGGCTGCAGGCTCAGCACATCGTCGCCGAGGTCTTCAAGGCGATCGGTCAAGAGCATAAGGTCCTCGAACTCAAGGCTAAGGCCTGAACGGCCGGCCAGTTTCGATATGGTTGCTGCAGGTCCTATTTCTGGCCAAACGAACGGCCGAGGCGCGGTGGAGTTTTCGGGCCCTCCCGATCTGGACCACGCCGAGGTTGAGGCTGTGGTGCGCAATGCCTCGTCTTCGTTCTTTTGGGCCATGCGGATTTTGCCCCGCCACAAGCGCTCGGCGATCTTTGCCGTCTACGCTTTCTGTCGGAATGTGGACGACATTGCCGACGAGGAGGCACCACTTGCTCAGAAGCAGGCGGGCCTTGATGAATGGCGGCGGGAGATCGATGCGCTCTATGGCGAAGGCGAGGTGCGCTCTCCCCTGGCCCGGGCGCTCGCCGGCCCGATCCGCGACTATGACCTCATGAAGGCGGATTTCGAGGCGGTGATCGATGGCATGGCCATGGACGCGGGCGAGCCGATCTTCGCGCCGAGTGTCGCCGAACTCGACCTCTATTGTGACCGGGTCGCCTGCGCGGTCGGCAGGCTGTGCGTTCATATCTTCGGCGAGCCCAATTCGCGCGGCCGCGCGGTTGCAGACGCGCTTGGGCGCGCCCTGCAGCTCACCAACATTCTGCGCGATGTCCATGAGGATGCCGAGCGGGGACGGCTCTATTTGCCGCGCGACCTGCTCGATCACCATGGCATCCGGGTCACGACCGCAGAGGCAGTCACGCGCCATCCCGCCTATCCCGCCTTATGGCGCGATCTGGCGCGGCGAGCCGAGGATGCATTCTCGCGGGCGCGCCAGGCGCTGCA from Rhodoligotrophos sp. CJ14 encodes:
- the dxs gene encoding 1-deoxy-D-xylulose-5-phosphate synthase; the protein is MVVTPLLDTVACPADLRKLDKRQLRQLADELRAETIDAAAVTGGHFGAGLGVVELTVALHYVFNTPDDRLIWDVSHQAYPHKILTSRRDGIRSIRQRNGLHGFTKRTESEYDPFGAAHSSTSISAGLGMAVARDFAGRDNNVIAVIGDGAMSAGMAYEAMNNAGALDSRLIVVLNDNGMSIAPAVGALTNYLSWLISSRPFLSLRDIGKQLASRFPKSFQKAAARADEYARGMLFGGTLFEELGFYYVGPVDGHDMDTLVPILQNVRDADTLGPVLLHVVTEKGKGHPFAKPSPEKYHAVGKFDPVTFEPKTVVSNHPTYTEVFADALVKEAEKDERIVAITAAMPGGTGLDKFAEHFPKRCFDVGIAEQHAVTFAGGLAVEGMKPFTAIYSTFLQRAFDQVVHDIALQRLPVRFAIDRAGLVGQDGPTHAGSYDITYLACLPDFVVMAAADEADLVHMVATAAAIDDRPCSFRYPRGEGVGVELPQDGTPLPIGKGRIVEEGTKVALLSFGGRLAECRKAAAELKALGLSTTVADARFAKPLDEDLIRQLVLNHEVLITIEEGSIGGFGSHVLHFLATNNLLDRGARIRPMCLPDRFILHGSMTEQYDDAGLQAQHIVAEVFKAIGQEHKVLELKAKA
- the hpnD gene encoding presqualene diphosphate synthase HpnD, which translates into the protein MEFSGPPDLDHAEVEAVVRNASSSFFWAMRILPRHKRSAIFAVYAFCRNVDDIADEEAPLAQKQAGLDEWRREIDALYGEGEVRSPLARALAGPIRDYDLMKADFEAVIDGMAMDAGEPIFAPSVAELDLYCDRVACAVGRLCVHIFGEPNSRGRAVADALGRALQLTNILRDVHEDAERGRLYLPRDLLDHHGIRVTTAEAVTRHPAYPALWRDLARRAEDAFSRARQALQRCDRRKMRPARIMMEVYHRDLTRMVALPDSDLADPLVSKRLVGKGERLLIALRYALL